The proteins below are encoded in one region of Citrobacter enshiensis:
- a CDS encoding YjfI family protein, which yields MSWTPLTLAEALQKIDGLNIEIKYNEKSLIVNMNDYGDLQLAILFTSRQIIIETLICPLNCIDNQAEFNVFLLRNQKILPLSSVGISLVQNEEYYVAFGALSLNSSLEDIMLEIITLVENALDLAEVTEEYVQE from the coding sequence ATGTCATGGACTCCGCTGACGCTTGCCGAAGCGTTACAAAAGATTGACGGTTTAAATATTGAAATAAAGTATAATGAAAAATCTTTAATTGTTAATATGAATGATTATGGCGACCTGCAACTTGCTATATTATTCACTTCCCGCCAGATTATTATTGAAACCCTGATTTGCCCGCTAAATTGTATTGATAATCAAGCTGAATTTAACGTTTTCTTATTGCGCAACCAAAAAATTCTGCCGCTCTCATCCGTGGGTATTTCGCTGGTGCAGAACGAAGAGTATTACGTCGCGTTTGGGGCATTGTCGCTGAATTCTTCGCTGGAAGACATCATGCTCGAAATCATAACACTGGTCGAAAATGCATTAGATCTTGCTGAAGTGACTGAAGAATACGTACAGGAATAA
- a CDS encoding PspA/IM30 family protein, which translates to MGILKSLFTLGKSMISQAEESIEEAQGVRMLEQHIRDAKGELDKAGKSRVDLLARVKLSNDKLKDLHERQSNLEKRALEALNKNIDASLINEVASEIARLENLIAAEEQVLANLEIARDGVERAVTATAQRIAQFEQQLEVVKATEAMQRAQQAVTTSTLGASSNVSTAAESLKRLQTRQAERQARLDAAAQLEKVADGRDLDEKLAEAGIGTNTKSSAQDVLARLQRQQGE; encoded by the coding sequence ATGGGAATTCTGAAAAGTTTATTTACGCTTGGCAAATCTATGATCTCTCAGGCAGAAGAGTCCATTGAAGAGGCTCAGGGAGTGCGAATGCTGGAACAGCATATTCGTGATGCGAAAGGTGAGCTTGATAAAGCCGGAAAGTCACGCGTAGACCTGCTTGCTCGGGTAAAACTCAGCAATGACAAATTGAAAGATTTGCATGAGCGTCAATCCAATCTTGAGAAGCGTGCGCTTGAAGCGCTCAATAAAAATATCGATGCCTCTTTAATTAATGAAGTGGCTAGTGAGATTGCGCGTCTGGAAAACCTCATCGCGGCGGAAGAGCAAGTGCTTGCTAACCTTGAAATTGCGCGTGATGGTGTGGAAAGAGCTGTAACGGCTACGGCCCAGCGTATCGCGCAGTTTGAGCAACAGCTTGAAGTTGTTAAAGCGACGGAGGCGATGCAGCGTGCGCAGCAGGCCGTTACGACTTCCACCCTCGGCGCGTCTTCTAACGTCTCGACGGCGGCGGAGTCTCTCAAACGCTTACAAACCCGTCAGGCCGAACGTCAGGCTCGTCTGGATGCGGCGGCACAACTGGAAAAAGTGGCTGATGGCCGCGATCTGGACGAAAAACTGGCAGAAGCAGGGATTGGCACAAACACGAAAAGCAGTGCACAGGATGTGCTGGCAAGGCTACAGCGTCAGCAAGGTGAGTGA
- the rnr gene encoding ribonuclease R encodes MSHDPFQEREAEKYANPIPSREYILEHLTKREKPANRDELAVELNIEGEEQLEALRRRLRAMERDGQLVFTRRQCYALPERLDLLKGTVIGHRDGYGFLRVEGRKDDLYLSSEQMKTCIHGDQVLAQPLGADRKGRREARIVRVLVPKTSQIVGRYFTDAGVGFVVPDDSRLSFDILIPPEEVMGARMGFVVVVELTQRPTRRTKAVGKIVEVLGDNMGTGMAVDMALRTHEIPYIWPAAVEKQVAGLKEEVPEEAKAGRVDLRDLPLVTIDGEDARDFDDAVYCEKKRGGGWRLWVAIADVSYYVRPPTPLDQEARNRGTSVYFPSQVVPMLPEVLSNGLCSLNPQVDRLCMVCEMTVSTKGRLTGYKFYEAVMSSHARLTYTKVWHMLQGDQDLREQYAPLVKHIEELHNLYKVLDTAREERGGISFESEEAKFIFNAERRIERIEQTQRNDAHKLIEECMILANISAARFVEKAAEPALFRIHDKPTTEAITSFRSVLAELGLELPGGNKPEPRDYAELLESVQGRPDAEMLQTMLLRSMKQAIYDPENRGHFGLALQQYAHFTSPIRRYPDLSLHRAIKYLLAKEQGHKGNSTETGGYHYSMEEMLQLGQHCSMTERRADEATRDVSDWLKCDFMLDQVGNVFKGVIASVTGFGFFVRLDELFIDGLVHVSSLDNDYYRFDQVGQRLTGESSGQMYRLGDRVEVKVEAVNMDERKIDFSLISSERAPRNVGKTAREKTKKGDNGKPAGKRRQAGKKVNFEPDSAFRGEKKGKAAKPKAEKKGDKKAKKPSAKTLKIAAATKAKRVAKKKVAE; translated from the coding sequence ATGTCACATGATCCTTTCCAGGAACGCGAAGCTGAAAAATACGCGAACCCTATCCCGAGCCGGGAATATATCCTCGAACATTTAACGAAACGCGAAAAACCGGCCAACCGTGATGAACTGGCCGTTGAACTGAATATTGAAGGCGAAGAGCAGCTGGAAGCCCTGCGCCGTCGTCTGCGCGCCATGGAGCGTGACGGGCAACTGGTCTTCACTCGCCGCCAGTGTTATGCGCTGCCGGAACGTCTCGACTTACTGAAAGGCACCGTTATTGGCCATCGTGATGGCTACGGTTTTTTACGCGTCGAAGGTCGCAAAGATGATTTGTACCTTTCCAGCGAGCAGATGAAAACCTGCATTCATGGCGATCAGGTGCTGGCGCAGCCGTTGGGTGCTGACCGTAAAGGTCGTCGTGAAGCGCGTATCGTGCGCGTGCTGGTTCCGAAAACCAGCCAGATTGTTGGTCGTTACTTCACCGATGCTGGCGTGGGATTCGTGGTGCCGGACGACAGCCGCCTGAGCTTTGACATTCTGATCCCACCTGAAGAGGTGATGGGTGCGCGTATGGGCTTTGTGGTGGTGGTGGAACTCACCCAACGCCCGACCCGTCGCACCAAAGCCGTGGGTAAAATTGTCGAAGTTCTGGGTGACAATATGGGCACCGGCATGGCTGTCGATATGGCGCTGCGTACCCATGAAATCCCTTACATTTGGCCAGCAGCGGTTGAAAAACAAGTTGCCGGGCTGAAAGAAGAAGTGCCGGAAGAGGCGAAAGCAGGCCGCGTCGATCTGCGGGACTTGCCGTTGGTGACTATCGATGGTGAAGATGCGCGTGACTTTGACGATGCCGTCTATTGCGAGAAAAAACGCGGCGGTGGCTGGCGTTTATGGGTCGCGATTGCTGACGTTAGCTATTACGTGCGTCCGCCGACACCGCTGGATCAGGAAGCGCGCAATCGCGGGACGTCGGTTTACTTCCCGTCGCAGGTTGTGCCAATGCTGCCGGAAGTGCTCTCAAACGGTTTGTGTTCACTGAACCCGCAGGTTGATCGCCTGTGTATGGTCTGTGAAATGACCGTGTCTACCAAAGGGCGTCTGACCGGCTATAAATTCTATGAAGCGGTGATGAGCTCTCATGCGCGACTGACCTATACCAAGGTTTGGCATATGCTGCAGGGCGATCAGGATCTGCGTGAGCAGTATGCGCCGCTGGTGAAACACATCGAAGAGCTGCACAACCTTTACAAGGTGCTGGACACCGCGCGTGAAGAACGTGGCGGTATCTCTTTTGAGAGCGAAGAAGCGAAGTTTATTTTCAACGCCGAACGCCGTATCGAACGCATTGAGCAGACGCAGCGCAACGACGCGCACAAACTGATTGAAGAGTGCATGATTCTGGCAAATATCTCAGCGGCACGCTTTGTTGAGAAAGCTGCAGAGCCTGCGCTGTTCCGTATCCACGACAAGCCGACGACGGAAGCGATCACCTCCTTCCGTTCGGTACTGGCAGAACTGGGGCTGGAACTGCCGGGCGGTAACAAACCAGAACCGCGTGACTACGCGGAGCTACTGGAGTCGGTCCAGGGCAGACCCGACGCAGAAATGCTGCAAACCATGCTGCTGCGCTCAATGAAGCAGGCGATTTACGATCCAGAAAACCGTGGGCACTTTGGTCTGGCACTGCAGCAATATGCGCACTTTACGTCGCCTATCCGCCGTTATCCGGATCTCTCATTGCACCGTGCGATCAAATATTTGCTGGCGAAAGAGCAGGGCCATAAAGGTAACAGCACCGAGACAGGCGGCTACCACTACTCGATGGAAGAGATGCTGCAACTGGGCCAGCACTGTTCCATGACCGAACGCCGTGCTGATGAAGCCACGCGTGACGTTTCTGACTGGCTGAAGTGTGACTTTATGCTGGATCAGGTGGGGAACGTCTTTAAGGGCGTGATTGCCAGCGTGACAGGCTTTGGGTTCTTCGTCCGTCTTGATGAACTGTTTATTGATGGTCTGGTCCACGTCTCTTCCCTGGATAACGACTATTATCGTTTCGATCAGGTTGGGCAACGTCTGACCGGCGAATCCAGTGGTCAGATGTATCGTCTGGGCGATCGCGTGGAAGTTAAGGTCGAAGCGGTCAACATGGATGAGCGTAAAATCGACTTTAGCCTGATCTCCAGCGAGCGCGCGCCGCGCAACGTCGGGAAAACGGCGCGTGAGAAAACGAAAAAAGGCGATAACGGGAAACCCGCTGGCAAACGCCGTCAGGCTGGCAAAAAGGTGAATTTCGAGCCGGACAGCGCCTTCCGTGGTGAGAAGAAAGGCAAAGCGGCTAAACCTAAAGCTGAGAAAAAAGGCGATAAAAAAGCGAAAAAGCCGTCGGCAAAAACGCTTAAAATCGCGGCTGCTACAAAGGCAAAACGCGTGGCAAAGAAGAAAGTCGCTGAATAA
- the rlmB gene encoding 23S rRNA (guanosine(2251)-2'-O)-methyltransferase RlmB produces MSEMIYGIHAVQALLERAPERFQDVFILKGREDKRLLPLIHALEAQGVVIQLANRQFLDEKSEGAVHQGIIARVKPGRQYQENDLPDLLASLDQPFLLILDGVTDPHNLGACLRSADAAGVHAVIVPKDRSALLNATAKKVACGAAENVPLIRVTNLARTMRMLQEENIWIVGTAGEADHTLYQSKMTGRLALVMGAEGEGMRRLTREHCDELISIPMAGSVSSLNVSVATGICLFEAVRQRS; encoded by the coding sequence ATGAGTGAAATGATTTACGGCATCCATGCGGTGCAGGCCCTGCTGGAGCGTGCTCCTGAGCGTTTTCAGGATGTCTTTATTTTGAAAGGCCGTGAAGACAAGCGCCTGCTGCCGCTGATCCATGCTCTGGAAGCGCAGGGTGTTGTCATCCAGTTGGCGAACCGCCAGTTCCTGGATGAGAAAAGTGAGGGTGCGGTACATCAGGGAATTATTGCGCGTGTGAAGCCTGGCCGCCAGTATCAGGAAAACGATCTGCCGGATCTGCTTGCCTCACTCGATCAACCGTTTCTGTTAATTCTTGACGGCGTGACCGACCCGCACAACCTGGGTGCGTGTCTGCGTAGCGCCGATGCGGCTGGCGTCCATGCGGTGATTGTGCCGAAGGATCGCTCCGCGCTGTTGAATGCGACGGCCAAAAAAGTCGCCTGTGGCGCTGCCGAGAACGTGCCGCTGATCCGTGTGACCAACCTGGCGCGCACCATGCGCATGTTACAGGAAGAGAACATCTGGATCGTGGGTACGGCCGGTGAGGCCGACCATACGTTGTACCAGAGCAAAATGACCGGCCGTCTGGCGCTGGTGATGGGCGCGGAAGGCGAAGGTATGCGTCGCCTGACCCGTGAACACTGTGATGAGCTGATCAGCATCCCAATGGCGGGTAGCGTTTCGTCGCTTAACGTTTCCGTTGCGACGGGGATCTGCCTGTTTGAGGCCGTACGCCAACGCAGTTAG
- the nsrR gene encoding nitric oxide-sensing transcriptional repressor NsrR, translating to MQLTSFTDYGLRALIYMASLPDGRMTSISEVTEVYGVSRNHMVKIINQLSRAGYVTAIRGKNGGIRLGKPADKIRIGDVVRELEPLSLVNCSSEFCHITPACRLKQALSKAVHSFLTELDNYTLADLVEENQPLYKLLLVE from the coding sequence GTGCAGTTAACGAGTTTCACCGATTACGGATTACGCGCGCTAATCTATATGGCGTCGCTACCGGATGGACGTATGACCAGTATTTCTGAGGTGACAGAAGTCTACGGCGTGTCCCGTAATCATATGGTCAAAATAATTAATCAACTTAGCCGGGCGGGCTATGTTACTGCTATTCGAGGAAAAAATGGCGGTATACGCTTGGGCAAACCCGCTGATAAAATTCGTATTGGTGATGTGGTGCGCGAGCTGGAGCCCCTGTCGCTGGTGAACTGCAGCAGCGAATTTTGCCACATAACCCCAGCCTGTCGACTCAAGCAGGCACTTTCTAAGGCAGTGCACAGTTTTCTCACGGAACTGGACAACTATACGCTTGCCGATTTGGTTGAAGAGAATCAGCCACTTTATAAATTATTGCTGGTGGAGTGA